TGTTATGATGCACGAAAACTTTATTGAGGTAGAACAGTGAAAActcaggagcagccagaggaaggGAGCTGGTCTGAGGTACAAGTAGGGCGACCATCAGCCGAGGCCCCTCGCTTGCAGATGGTTTGGCCAGAGCACCAAGGCCTTCCTGCCCCAcagtgggagcagccagaggtgcCCAATGGTGTCTGGCTTGGGAGAAGGGGTttgcagcagaggagctggacAGAGCCAAAGGGACGatgcagagcacagagagggAGAGGTGGAGGAGGCAGATGGGCCATGTTTGCAAGGGCTGGGCCCTTGGCTGCTGCCTTGCTTGGTGtcctgagagcaggagctggaagtGCTGAGCCAGTTTGAAAGTCTTGGCCCAGAGATGCGTCTTCAATGCCTGAGATGAGTTCCAAGGAGTGGGTGGTTGGTGGTGTcagggctggtgctgagggCCCTTAGCAGATGTTTCCATAGCCCCTTCTGCCATAGCAGCCCAGGCCTCCCAGGCCGTAGCCAAATCCACGGCCATAGCCAAAGCCACCAAAGCCACCAAATCCCCCAGAGatgggctgtccctgcacactGAGCTCAGTGCCCACGGCCGCCGAGGAGGTGGATCCAACGGCGGTgttctgggggaaggaggtcatgatgggtcctggcagggtgaccagcacaggggaagggtTGATGATGACGCGGGAATCCTGGcattgcagggcacagggctcgTTGCAGCTGTTGGCCAGCGGGGTGGGTccgcaggggctgcagaggctgtTGCAGGCCATGGGTGTGGTGTGGAGGGTGCCTGGAAGAGAGGGGGTTGGGCAGGGTAGAGGCATGAGGATGCAAGGGGCAGTTATGGAAGAGGACGAGGGAGCATggaggctgctgtggctgttgtgGGGAGGCGTGAGggctgctgaggctggggctgggagtgctggAAGAGAGGGGCCAGGGGTGCGGAGCAGCAGGGTCAGGGTTATGAGACTCACCTGGTTGCTGGtgcaggagaaagagaaggCTTGAGGAGAAGTGTGTGAGGGAGAGAGGCTCTAGGCTGGCTTTTATGCTGTTCCTGGAGGGGCGGGACAGCCTTGTCCCATGGCCTTGGGGCATTTCTTAGGATGCAGCTCTTGCCTGGCCTAGCCTGGTGAGTCATAAGTGGGTCATGTTTTCCCTCTTGATGTTCTGTGATCCCACGCCCTCCCCTTGAGGCCGTGTCCATCTGaccttggcagcagcttttAATTGGGAGCAGTCAAGCCGAAGGTTTTGGGCTTCTTTTGATGCAGGTATGTAGAAGGTGCAAATAAAGCTGACAAGAATTTGGGTCCTTCCTCCTGGCTCTAACTGACACCCAGGCATTCCTGTGGCCACACCTGTTTTTATGCAGCCCAGGATATGGTTATGTTTTTTGGCTGAAATTCACATTGCTGTGTCATTTTAGTCCACCAGAACCTGCAATTTTTCTCTGTGGAACTGCTCTCAATGAGTTTTCTCCAAAGCTGTGCTCGTGTCTGGGACTGTCCCAACCCATGTGCAAGACCTTGAACTTGGAGTTGTTGAACCACAAGAGGTTCTTCGGTTCTCAATATTCCCAGTGTCCCTCCTGATGACATCCTTCCATGTTTTTGAGTCGACTGCAACACTCAGCTTCCTGGTACCTGCAAACATTCTGAGAGTGGTGTAAATCTCACTGTTCATCTCCTTGATGAAATATTCAAAATCACCAGTCCAAGGCACAAGCCTGGAGGCCTCGTCACTGGCCTCCACCTGTATATAGAGCCATTTGACCATCACTCTCTGTTCCTCATCCATTCATCAGAGCTCCTTTGAAACCCACATGTCTGCAGTTTAGGGACAAGGATGTCCTGTGGGACTCTAAAAACCCTGACAGAAGATCAGGATGACACCAGTTGCCCTTCCCTTGGCAACCAAAGCATTCGAGAAGGGAAGGTCCTTGTAGTCCTACTGTAGCTTAAGTGGGTCATGAGGTGGACATGAACTCTTTGGAATAAAAATCTCCAGCTGTTACCAGGATAGATAATGTAGGAGAAGAAGTACAATAAGGCTGAAGGAGTTAACCCTACTGTCCCCCACCACTGTTGGGCTCCAGAGTGGAGCAAGGACATGGACATGGTTGACCAAGAGCAGTGCAGGGCCACCATGACATTGACAATACTGGGGTATAATCAAAACTAGGAAGAGCTGAAAGAGCTGAGAGATTCTTGAGACAGGAGGCAAGAATGCAAATGAGAGATGTTGTCAATATGGCGTGACCTCACTGATGACTCCCCAGTTCTCCTTAGCTTTGGTTGAATCTTCTGCATGTCTTGATAGATGtcatcaaaaaaacccacacttgTCTCTAATTCTCAAATTATGAACAGCTGTCAGTGTCACATGGACACaaacagaagaagaagacatGACACTGCAGAACATCAGGAAGGAAAACATTCCCCAGGTCATGACTCATCAGGCTGAGCAAGGCAAAAGCTGCAGCCTGCAAAATGCCCCAAGGCCAAGGGACAAGGCTGTCCCGCCCCGCCAGAACCGGCATAAAAGCCGACCCAGAGCCTCTCTCCCTTACACACTTCTCCTCAagccttctcctcctgctcctgccgaCAACCAGGTGAGATTGAAGTCCCTGACCCTCCTGCTTCTGCACCCCTGGGCCCTCTCTGCCGGCACactcagccccagcctcagcagccCTCAcgcctccccacagccccacaacAACTTCCACACTCACTTatcctcctgcatccctgcccctcacatccccgACATCTCTGCCCTGCTTTATCCCTCTCTCTTCCAGGCACCCTCCACACCACACCCATGGCCTGCaacagcctctgcagtccctgcGGACCCACCCCGCTGGCCAACAGCTGCAAcgagccctgtgccctgcaatgCCAGGATTCCCACGTCATCATCAacccttcccctgtgctggtcaccctgccaggacccatcatgacctccttcccccagaacACCGCCGTCGGATCCACCTCCTccgctgctctgggcactgagctcaatgcccagggacagcccatcTCTGGCGGGTTTGGTGGCTTTGGTGGCTTTGGCTATGGCCGTGGATTTGGCTACGGGCTGGGAGGCCTGGGCTGCTATGGCAGGAGGGGCTATGGCAACATCTGCTAAGGGccctcagcaccagccctgACACCAACCACCCACTCCTTGGAACTCATCTCTGGCATTGAAGATGCATCTCAGTGCCAAGGCTCTCAAACAGGCTCAGCAATTCCAGTTCCTGCTCTCAGGGCACCTGGCAAGGCAGCAGTCAAGGGCCCAGCCCGAGCTGCCTGCAAACATGGCccatctgcctcctcctcttctccctctctgtgctctgcatCGTCCCTTTGGCTCTgtccagctcctctgctgcaaACCCCTTCTCCCAAGCCAGACACCATTGGGCACCTCTGGCTGCTTCCACTGTGGGGCAGGAAGGCCTTGGTGCTCTGGCCAAACCATCTGCAAGCAAGGGGCCTCGGCTGATGGTCATCCTCCTTGTACCTCAGACCAGCTCCCTTCCACTGGCTGTTCCTGAGTTTTCACTGTTCTACCTCAATAAAGTTTTCGTGCATCATAACCTCAAAAGACTCCTTCTTCATTCTTCTCCCTAGACACTTTGAGATTTAGCCAATGTTGTTGATGCTATTGGAATTGCTGAAAATGTGCTCCAAGAGCTCTTGTCAGAATTATTTCCCCAATATGTACACTGGTACACTTTGTTCTTCCAGTGCACCACAGCAACCTTTCAGTTGCTTGAACACAAACCTGGATCCCCCAATGCAGGTCCATCCACGCCTCTGACACAAGGCCCTCCTGGCTGGTGGGCTCACTTTGGCTGGACACCAGTTCCTCCAGACCCTCATCATCTCCCAAGGCCATTTACAGATCTGCTCGAGGAGGTTCATGTTTCTCTTTTTGTGTCCTCAGAGTGGAACACACAAGTCCGTTCCCCTCAGAGTgctgcagaggggcagaatgTGCTGCCCTCACTGTGGGGATAATTCCAGGGcatgggggattttttttttaagcttattCATGTGGGCAGGACATTTCCAATTCCTCatctttccattttttaaatttttttaatatatttttatagagcaatggtttttatttattaattagtgtagaggtagagaGCCATATTTTTAGTAATGTTTAGGGTGAGTTGAATAGTTTTGAGTTTAGGAAGTTCGTTTGATATTTTTTACTGGTTTTTGTGatttgttttgtgggtttttatatgattgtttgttatttttgatttatttttatattgtgAAAAGTGTGTATTTATTTGTGAAAAGTgtgtatttttggttttttgttggtaGATGGCTATATGGTGATGATTTTTagtctggtttttttttattagtgagataaagtttttatttttcgtTAGTTTGTAATTCTTTTTAGAATTTTAGGGTTATTTAAGATTTAATTACAATTTTAATGTGTAAGTGTGTGtaagtccttctcctcagggatgCTGTTAATTTACTCATTATCCATCCAACATCCATTAGTGAGATTGATCCAATCCAGGTGCAGGACCTTCCTCTAGGCTCTGTTGAGCTTCCCACCAACACATTTCCACACCCTGTCCGGAACCCTCTGGGtgccatcccttccctccagacCATAAACCACACCACTCACCTGGGAGTCATCCCCAGTCTAACCAGGGGGACACTCAAGCCCACTCTCCATGTCCCTGACAAAGATGGGAAGTTACAATGGTTCCATTATCAATCCCTATGGATCACCACTCATCCCTGTTCTCCACACTGGGACATGGAGTGACCACAACTTTTCAGTGAGACCATCCTGCCCATTTCTTATCGAGTCAGATGTCCAGCCATCAACTCCAGCTTAGATACCAGGACGTTGTCTGGCACAGGAACAAAAGTTTTGCACAAGTCCAGATACAGGATCCTGGTTCTCCCTCTCTTCATCCACCCATAGTGGAACCAATACCAACTCATTAAATCTGTCACCAAGGTCAGATGGACACGGCCTCAAGAGCAGAATGTGGAATTTCAGAGCTGTTTGAAGCAAAACATTCCCAACCTCATGACACAGCAGGCTCTGCCAGGCAACAGCTTCTGCCTGGAAAATATCCCAGTGTCATGGACAGAGGCTGTCCCAAACCTTCAGCCATGGATCATCCTCAAGGCCATACTCTAGATCTCCTCTGGCAGAGTCTTGTCTTCCCTGATCCCAGTAATCCATAGATTAAGAGTTCTCCAAtatcaccagagcagaggggcagaacgTTCTGCACCTGGACTGGAGCAATCCCAAACATGCAGGGTAAAGGAGGGGTGATGAGAGGATTGAGAGCAGCCGCAGGGAGGAGCACTTGGGGTGTTGGATGAAGAATTGGATGtgccccagccatgtgcacccACTGACCAGGAACTCCTCCTGTGTCCTGGGCTCATCACACTGTGTGCAGCACAAGAGACTGGGGGAATCTCACCCTCAGGTCTCCTGTACTAAAATCAGAGTTCAGTGTTGAACTCTGAGCCCATAAAGACAAGGAAGACATGGATGTGCTTCATAGGGTCTGCAGAAGGGCATGGAAGATGATGAGGGACAGAAGCTACTGCTGTCCACAAAACTGAACACATCATCCAGGGAGGCttgggccacaggcagggatAAATCTGCATTAGTGTATCCAGGTCTGTCATCCAGTAACTGAAAGATTTATGGGATGCACTGGTAGAGCAAATTGTGCCACCTTATAGTAGAATAGGGAAATAAATCATAAAAGAGGACCTGGAGCACTTTTTCACCAACTCCAATGGATGGCGGAACCCTGGCAGAAAGTTGAGTGAGACTGGAAGGGTCTTGGCATCAGAAAGAAGAAGAACGCAACTTAAAACGTGATGCAGGAAAACTTTATTGAGGTAGAAGAATGAGAGGCAATAAGCAGCAAATGGAAGGGAGTCAGGCTGAAGAGAAAGAAGGGCGACCATCAGCCAAGGTCCTTTGCTTGGAGGAGGCTTTACCAGATCATAAATGCCTTCCTGCCCCACAGGGGGAGCGTGGTGTACCAAGGGCCCTTAGCAGATGTAGCCACCCCTTCTGCCATAGCAGCCCAGGCCTCCCAGACCATAGCCAAATCCACGGCCATAGCCAAGGCCAAAGCCACCAAAGCCACCAAATCCCCCAGAGatgggctgtccctgcacactGAGCTCAGTGCCCACGGCAGCCGAGGAGGTGGATCCGACGGCGGTGTTCTGGGAGAAGGAGGTCATGATGGGTCCTGGCAGGGTGaccagcacaggggaagggtTGATGATGACGTGGGAATCCTGGcattgcagggcacagggctcgTTGCAGCTGTTGGCCAGCGGGGTGGGTCCGCAGGGGCGGCAGAGGCTGTTGCAGGCCATGGGTGTGGTGTGGAGGGTGCCTGGAAGAGAGGGGGTAAGGCAGGGTAGAGGCATGAGAATGCAAGGGGCAGTTATGGAAGAGGACAAGGGAGCATGGAGGctgctgtgtgtctgtgggGAGGTGTGAGGGCTGCTGAGGCTGCGGCTGAGCGTGCTGGAAGAGAGGGGCCAAGGGTGCAGGAGGAGGGTCAGGGTCGTGAGGCTCACCTGGTTGTCAGCAGGAGCAAGAGGAGAAGGCTTGAGGAGAAGTGTGTGAGGGAGAGAGGCTCTGGGCTGGTATTTATGCTGGTTCTGGAGGGGCGGGACAGCCTTGTCCCATGGCCTTGGGGCATTTTTGAGGCTGCAGCTTTTGGCTGTCCCAGCCTGCTGAGTCATGAGGTAGGGAATGTTCTCCTTCATCCATGTCTACAATTCCTTATCCTGCTCTTGAAGCTGTGTCCATTTGACCTTGGCAGCAGCTTCTAATTGGGATTTGGTATTTGGGAATATTTGACTGTTCCGTGTGTGTCAGGGAGGGGTGAATAAACAGCCAGCACCCAGGGAAGGTGCAATGTCATCAGTGAGGTCATCTTGTGGTAGTTGTGTTCTGTGGTTTGTGGGTGCCTTGTGAAGACTGGGACTCTTTTCTGTGCCGCTGGATGTCCATCACTCATTGTGTTGCACTCAGGaatgctgagggagctggtgaTGTCCTGGGAAGGTCACTGTGCAATAACTTGGAAAGGTCAGAACCCTTCATGATAGAGGAAAGAAATCTCCTCTGTTCTGTGTTTTCAATGATATCAAGAAACAGGATCAGGGAAACAAGAGGCAATCCAGGGTTGAACTTCATCCATTGtacttttattttgaaatttataCAATTTACACAACAAATACTCTGTCATTCAAAGTGTATTCCTTGACCTCATTCAGGAATCCAATAAACAACAAACGGGGCCCAATCCCTTTtttcccaggctgctctgtgacatcaattccttttttcctcGTTCAAGCCACAAGTTTTCATAACTTATAATTAGTAAGTCCTAATGTGTTGTTCCTATGAGCAAACCCCAATAATTACTAACGGTCAGCCAGTAAGCTCCTCTCCTTTTGTGTCACGGAGCAGTTGTTCCTCTGTGGAATTGTGCAATTCcatgttctgctcctgaggCCATCTCCATCCGACCTTGGTGGTAGGCTAAGTTGCAAAAATTAGAGACCAAGGTGTTGATTGTGAGTGTCACGACTCGTAGAAGATTCAACCACAACTTAGGAGATTTGGGGTGTCACCACTGAGGTCATTCTATGGCACATTGACAACATGTCCCATTTGCTTTTTTGCCTCCCGCCTGAAAAAATTCCAGTTTTTCCACTTCTCATCTTAAGGATCCTCCACTCCCATCAGTGCCACGGTCTCTTGGCCAACCATGTCCATGGTCTTGTTCCTCTGAGGAGCCCCAATAGTGGTGTAGAATAGGATGTTCAACTCCCATAACCTGACTGTATTTCTTTTCCTAATTCTGTCCTGGTAACTGCTGGAGCTTTTCACAGCCAAGGCTACATGGCCACCTCATGATCCATTTATGGAATTTCAGCCCAGAGCAGTGACCATATCCAAGGTTGCAGAGAAGTAGGTTTGAATAGAAGGAATGGCTGGGGGTTACGTAAAGACATGAAATAGCACCGAAGTTCCTCTAGGCTTTGTTTGCCTCTTCAACATTCAAAACAAATCAACTCCAATCCATTGACCTCTGTTTCTCCCAATTGAAATATGCAGTCAAGGTCAAATGGACACAGACTCAAGGCAAGAACATAGAATTGCAgaaaatgaggaaggaaaacTTCCCCACCTCATGACTCACCAGGTTgggacagccaggagctgctgcttcaaAAATGCCCCAAGGCCATGGGACAAGGCTGTCCCGCCCCTCCAGGAGCAGCATAAATACCAGCACAGAGCCTCTCTCCCTCACACACTTCTACTGACTTCTCCTCGTGCTCCTGCTGACAGCCAGGTGAGTCTCAAGCCCCCAACTCTCCTGCTCCTgaacccctggccctgctcttcCAGCATGCTTAGCCCCAGCCTCAGCGGCCCTCAggcctccccacagccccaccacaGCCTCCAcactccctcaccctgctggcacTTCAACCCTTACATCCACACACCCCTACCCTGCTTTATCTTCCTCTCTTCCAGGCACCCTCCACACCACACCCATGGCCTGCTACAACCGCTGCAGTCCCTGCGGACCCACCCCGCTGGCCAACAGCTGCAAcgagccctgtgccctgcaatgCCAGGATTCCCGCGTCATCATCGacccttcccctgtgctggtcaccctgccaggacccatcatgacctccttcccccagaacACCGCCGTCGGATCCACCTCCTCGGCTGCCGTGGGCACTGAGCTCagtgtgcagggacagcccatCTCTGGGGGATTTGGTGGCTTTGGTGGCTTTGGCTATGGCCGTGGATTTGGCTACGGCCTGGGAGGCCTGGGCTGCTATGGCAGGAGGGGCTACGGCAACATCTGCTAAGGGCCCTCAGCACCACCCCTGACACCACCACCCACTCCCTGGAACTCATCTCAGGCATTGAAGATGCATCTCTGGGCCAAGGCACCCAAACAGGCTCAGcaattccagctcctgctctcagggCACCAAGCAAGGCAAGAGCCAACAGGCCAGCCCGAGCTGCCTGCAATCATGGCCCATCTGCCTCCTCCACTTGTccctctctgtgctctgcatCGTCCCTTTGGCTCTGTCCAGCCCCCTGCTGCAAACCCCTTCTCCCAAGCCAATGACCATCAGCCACCTCTGGCTACTCCCACTGTGGGGCAGGAAGGCCTTGGTGCTCTGGCCAAACCATCTGCAAGCAAGGGGCTTGGCTGATGGTCATCCTCCTTGTACCTCAGACCAGCTCCCTTCCACTGGCTGCTCCTGAGTTTTCACTGTTCTACCTCAATAAAGTTTTCGTGCATCATAACCTCACAGGACTCCTTCTTCATTTCTCTCTCCAGACAATTTGAGATCAAGTCAATGTTGTTGATGCTATGGGATTGTTGGAAAAGTGCTCCAAGAGCTCTTGTAGGAATTATTTCCCCAATTCCACTCCCCACTGGTACACTTTGTTCTTCCAGTGCACCACAGCAACCATTCATTTGCTTGAACACAAACCTGGATCCCCCAATGCAGGTCCATCCGTGACTCTGACACAAGGCCCTCCTGGCTGATGGGCTCACTTTGGCTGGACACCAGTTCCTCCAGACCCTCATCATCTCCCAAGGCCATTTTCAGATCTGCTTGAGGGGGTCCATGTCTTTCCTTCTTTTGTGTCCTCAGAGTGGAACACACAAGTCCAGTCTCATCAGAGTGCAGTACAGGGACAGAATGTGCTGCCCTCACTGTGGCGATGACCCCAGAGCATGGGGGATTTTTGCTCAGTTCATTCACATTGCCAGGACATGTCCAATTCTTCATCattcaggttttggggtttttttttttttgttatttttatagtGTGTTGGTTATTATTTATTGATTATTGTAGTGGTAGagctttagggttttttttagtaaaGTTTACGTTTAGTTGAATACTTATGAGTTTAGTAAGttggtttgatttgtttttataGTGGTTTTTGTTATTTGTTGCATGAGgtatgtcatggtttgagcctggcacagagccagtgccccccatgaaaatgccctcaccctggtgtctgctgtgagatgtgaccaggaataagcaaaacaggctttagcttaaacataaagaacactttattacctaaactacaggaaaatagggaaaaactataaggaaaagaaaaaaaaattgaaaaccttacaaaaaaaccactttcctcctccccactacctgactttctcagtccgatacattctcccaaatcaccaactgcccagcctggcaccacactttagtatactcaaacttcagttcatgaagaggaaaggagtccttcttgttccataggcttcccctggaaacacactgaaacctcatgtgcttccctgtcacttcggcaccgcccggaaaaaagtccttttgccgcttgtgacatcttccttccatgcccagtgctctcaccactgtgcatggccagagctgcttctagggttgtctttcaaggatgccttgtctcactccaaaaaggcacagtctctgctttgggacatctgtcccccccatatttttccaaccccctggggccggggggtcctcacgatgaaccctcctggttctgagccactgcttccccctaagtgcagtctctgtgtcacaggaacaaactgagtccatggccacaagaaaagtccagccaaaaggccactccaaatcatctctccccattcaatcatctccacgttcttcgggccaggttcttgtctcatctcatctcttatctcccttcttattcagcttcgaggaggattagcatttttgcaaggccccaatcatgaaagaaaggggttaaaactttcagtctctgtcccggagctgcggcactctcacacacgctgctgctccggccgggcactcttccccctcccttctcctcctgggccggctgctatcacattcggtgtcgccggctctctctctctctcctggggggaggggatggctgcccgagggctgactccctgggatcttccacccttccatccttgagggcctcctcacctcccatctctgtccaggcccagggcctaccatgtggctgctcctcccccgcccagcagcagcggctggacaggggagggagatccgacttcttctcctcgacgtcccaagagagcctgccaggggcagagccctgctttttaacccctgtgtattctcggaggtgtgtccaaaccccactggctacaccaggtgtcagtattaaactccgaacatccattggtttgaccacagcatcccagaattcccactccttcctggtcaaaccaccacaaggTATTatatgattattttttaaatttagttttaTAATATGTAAAGAATTATTAGTAAAAAGTGTATGGTGGTTTTCTTCTTGGTAGTTGATTATatggtggtggttttttttagtgtggggggtttttttggttgttttattATTGAGataaaagtttttaattttttatttgtttgtagTTATTTTTAGAATTTCAGAGTAATTTAGTTTATATATATGGGTGTGTAAGTGTGtaagtccttctcctcagggatgCTGTTAATTAACTCATTACCCATCCAACACCCATTACTGAGATCAATCCAATCCAGGTGCAGGACCTTCCTCTTGGCCCTGCTGACCTTCACAAGCTTCACACAATCCCATATCTCCAGACTGTCCGGAACACTCTGGATGCCATCCCCTCCTTCCAGACAATCAAGCATACCACTCATCCTGCTGTTATTCACATTTTTTGCTGATGGGACACACAATTGCACTCTCCATGTCCCTGACACAATGGGAAGTGGGAGTGGTTGAACACAAGTCTCTGAGGATCACCACTCATCCCTGTTCTCCACACACACATTGAGCCATTGACTCTTTCATAACTCTTCCAGTGCAGCCATCTCACCCATTTCCTTCTTAACCCAATGTTCCAACCAACATCCACATCTCTCCAGCTTAGAGACAAGGATGCTTTCTGACAAAGGAAGAAATACTGTGCACAGGTCCAGTTACATGTTATTGAtccctcttccctcatccagcAATGCTGGAACCAAATCCAACTCATCAAATCTGCCGCCAAGGTCAGATGGACACAGCCTCAAGAGCAGGACATGACAATGCAGAGCTGTGGGAAGAAAAACCCTCCGACCATATGATTtaccaggctgtgccaggcaaaAGCTGCTGCCTGAAAAAATGCCCTGGGATAACAGGCCAAGGCTGTCCCAAACCTCCAGCCATAGATCATCCTCAAGGCTGTGCCCTGGATCCTCTAAACCAGAATCTTGTCTTCCTTGTTCACAGTGACCCATAGATTAAGAGTTCCCCAAtatcaccagagcagaggggcagaatctgCTGCGCCTGGATTGGAGCTGTCCCAAACATGCAGGGTAAAGGCTGGGTCATGAGGGGATTGAGAGCAGTC
This genomic window from Zonotrichia albicollis isolate bZonAlb1 chromosome 1, bZonAlb1.hap1, whole genome shotgun sequence contains:
- the LOC141725454 gene encoding feather beta keratin-like, which produces MACYNRCSPCGPTPLANSCNEPCALQCQDSRVIIDPSPVLVTLPGPIMTSFPQNTAVGSTSSAAVGTELSVQGQPISGGFGGFGGFGYGRGFGYGLGGLGCYGRRGYGNIC